The segment GTTGGTGTTTCCTTTCAACAACTGAGTTTTTCTCCGGAGTCTCTGGACAAGAATGGTAAGATTAGATCCCTTTGGCTTTATATAAGTCAGTGAATCGGAGCTCCGGTGCATTATCAGACCTCACTCCCTTAACAGTTGTCTTGTATTGCGTCTCTACCATCTTCAGAAACTCAGGAAACAGAGTAAGAACTTCATCCTTTGTGCGCATGAGATAAATCCAGGTAACTCTTGTGTGGTCATCCACAATagttaagaaatatatatatccttCATTTGAAGTCACAGAGAAAGGTCCCAAAGTATCAATGTGCAACAAATCAAACGGCTTGATACTCATGTTGTTTTGAGAAGGAAAAGATAGATGCTTCTGTTTTGCAAGAGGGCAAATGGCACAATGAAATGAAGTTTTATTTCTTTGAGAGATTCCCAGTACATTAGAGATTGAATCAATCTTTTGGATAGAAGGATGTCCTAGTCTATGGTGCCACAAGGCTGAATCAAGTACAACACTAGCACAGAAACTTGATGGTCTTGTGGAGAGTTCACCAACGGAAGCTTCATCCAAAATGTATAAATTTGCCACTTCTTCACCCTGACCAATCATCAACCCCCTGGTAAGATCCTGAATCATACAAGATCCACTGTCAAAAGCCACTCAAAATCCCAAGTCTTTGGTCATTTGACTGACACTAATGAGGTTCAATCTGAAGTCAGGTATGTAGAGGACGTTATTTAAGATCAAGCTCTCATTGATCTTAACTTGACCAGTTCCAACTATCTGAACTCCTAAACCGTTCGGAAGGCTCACAGATTGATTTAGAGTATCAGATAAAGTAAGAAACTTAGAACGATCATGACAGACATGATGTGTTGCACCACTGTCAATGATCCAAGACACAGAAGATAAAACATTTCCTGTAGCTCTCAGAACGCCAACAAAATAAAGAGTATTTGTTGAAAGAGTCATACCGGGAAGAGTCGTGATAGAGCCTCCAGAAGTAGAAGCAACTTGTGTCTTGGGATCACTTGAAAGCTGCAACTGAGCATTGAAATATTCAATAACTCCTTGGATTTGGTCTTTAGATAAAGTGTTCATCATCCCTGTAGCAATAGAGTCATTAGTAAGATCAGTATGAGTCATATTTGCTACAACTGGTTTCACAGGAGTGGCTTGTTTCTCTGCAGCAGCTACTCGTTTGGACTTGAAGCCCGGTGAAAAACCATGAATTTTGTAACACTTATCCATAGTGTGACCCGAATATCCACAATGAGAACACAGAGGT is part of the Raphanus sativus cultivar WK10039 chromosome 5, ASM80110v3, whole genome shotgun sequence genome and harbors:
- the LOC130494925 gene encoding uncharacterized protein LOC130494925, whose amino-acid sequence is MVKAWILNSVTKQIYGSILRFNDASEIWKDLATRFRITNLPRSYHLTQQIWSLHQGSLDLSTYYTKLKTLWDELDGADCVKTCQTCDCCKAMYNKAEHAKIIKLLAGLNDSYSNVRSQIIMKKNVPDLAEVYNLLDQDHSQRSFNPIPNASAFQVTTETTAASVNATQTLPSNRSNRPLCSHCGYSGHTMDKCYKIHGFSPGFKSKRVAAAEKQATPVKPVVANMTHTDLTNDSIATGMMNTLSKDQIQGVIEYFNAQLQLSSDPKTQVASTSGGSITTLPGMTLSTNTLYFVGVLRATGNVLSSVSWIIDSGATHHVCHDRSKFLTLSDTLNQSVSLPNGLGVQIVGTGQVKINESLILNNVLYIPDFRLNLISDLTRGLMIGQGEEVANLYILDEASVGELSTRPSSFCASVVLDSALWHHRLGHPSIQKIDSISNVLGISQRNKTSFHCAICPLAKQKHLSFPSQNNMSIKPFDLLHIDTLGPFSVTSNEGYIYFLTIVDDHTRVTWIYLMRTKDEVLTLFPEFLKMVETQYKTTVKGVRSDNAPELRFTDLYKAKGI